A window of Vigna radiata var. radiata cultivar VC1973A unplaced genomic scaffold, Vradiata_ver6 scaffold_187, whole genome shotgun sequence contains these coding sequences:
- the LOC106778800 gene encoding plant cysteine oxidase 3 isoform X1 — MEKSKIQMLYDASHALFSQKELPTFQQIHYVKDLLDKIEAIDVGIDELGMCDSPVSDASGDSSKGLLCGQSFSEITYIHIHECENFSMGVFCLPAGKVFPLHDHPEMTVLSKLLYGSAYVKAYDWIALDCSGTQTVGLGGKVVDEVMKAPHEPSILFPRSGGNIHSFTALTACAILDVLSPPYSEDFGRPSTYFSDIPIPSLHGYAILEERPMPSDLVVRGAPYIGPPIVTVNEYQF, encoded by the exons ATGGAAAAGAGCAAAATTCAAATGCTTTATGATGCTTCTCATGCCCTGTTCTCTCAAAAGGAGCTTCCAACTTTTCAACAAATCCATTATGTAAAAGATTTGCTAG ACAAGATCGAAGCTATAGATGTGGGAATCGACGAGTTGGGGATGTGTGATTCTCCTGTGTCAGATGCAAGTGGTGATAGCAGCAAGGGATTGCTTTGTGGACAAAGTTTCTCTGAGATTACATACATTCACATTCATGAATGTGAAAATTTCTCT ATGGGTGTGTTCTGTCTTCCAGCAGGAAAAGTATTTCCTCTTCACGATCACCCAGAAATGACAGTGTTGAGTAAGCTGTTGTATGGTTCTGCGTATGTTAAAGCTTATGACTGGATTGCATTGGATTGTTCTGGAACCCAAACTG TAGGGTTAGGTGGGAAAGTTGTGGATGAAGTAATGAAAGCACCACATGAGCCATCGATATTGTTTCCAAGAAGTGGTGGCAATATTCATTCTTTCACAGCATTGACAGCTTGTGCAATACTAGATGTGCTTTCTCCACCATATTCTGAAGACTTTGGAAGGCCCTCCACTTACTTTTCAGATATTCCTATTCCTTCTCTTCATG GTTATGCTATACTTGAGGAGAGACCCATGCCTAGTGACCTAGTTGTTCGAGGAGCACCTTATATTGGACCTCCAATTGTAACAGTAAACGAATACCAATTTTGA
- the LOC106778802 gene encoding serine/threonine-protein kinase SAPK2 yields MERYEILKDIGSGNFAVAKLVRENRTNELFAVKFIERGQKIDEHVQREIMNHRSLKHPNIIRFKEVLLTPTHLAIVMEYASGGELFERICNAGRFSEDEARFFFQQLISGVSYCHSMQICHRDLKLENTLLDGSTAPRLKICDFGYSKSSVLHSQPKSTVGTPAYIAPEVLTRKEYDGKIADVWSCGVTLYVMLVGAYPFEDPADPRNFKKTIGKILSVQYSVPDYVRVSMECRHLLSQIFVASPEKRITIPEIKNHPWFLRNLPIELMETGSWQINDVNNPSQSVEEVLSIVQEARKSLNVPIVGGLLNGGTMDLDDLEADEEDLEDVETSGEFVCPL; encoded by the exons ATGGAGCGCTATGAGATTCTCAAAGATATTGGCTCTGGAAATTTTGCTGTCGCCAAACTGGTTAGGGAAAACCGCACCAATGAGCTTTTTGCTGTCAAGTTCATTGAGAGAGGCCAGAAG ATTGATGAGCATGTTCAGAGGGAAATCATGAACCATAGATCATTGAAGCATCCCAATATTATTAGATTCAAGGAG GTCTTGTTGACACCAACTCATCTAGCAATAGTAATGGAGTATGCTTCTGGAGGAGAACTATTTGAGAGGATATGCAATGCTGGTAGATTCAGTGAGGATGAG GCAAGATTTTTCTTTCAGCAACTGATATCTGGAGTCAGTTACTGTCATTCAATG CAAATTTGTCATAGAGATCTGAAGCTTGAAAACACACTCTTGGATGGAAGCACTGCTCCACGACTTAAAATTTGTGACTTTGGTTACTCAAAG tcaTCAGTATTGCATTCTCAACCTAAGTCAACGGTAGGAACTCCAGCTTATATTGCACCTGAGGTTCTTACAAGGAAAGAATATGATGGAAAG ATTGCAGATGTATGGTCTTGTGGAGTCACCTTATATGTGATGTTAGTTGGGGCTTATCCTTTTGAAGACCCTGCAGACCCAAGAAACTTCAAAAAAACCATTGGT AAGATACTCAGTGTCCAGTACTCAGTCCCAGATTATGTACGAGTTTCCATGGAATGTAGACATCTTCTATCACAAATATTTGTGGCAAGTCCTGAAAAG AGAATAACAATACCAGAAATTAAAAACCATCCATGGTTTTTAAGGAACTTACCCATAGAACTGATGGAAACTGGAAGCTGGCAAATAAATGATGTAAATAATCCATCACAAAGTGTTGAGGAAGTGCTGTCTATAGTACAAGAGGCTAGAAAATCTCTTAATGTTCCAATTGTTGGTGGCCTTCTTAATGGGGGCACCATGGACCTTGATGACTTGGAGGCTGATGAAGAAGATCTTGAGGATGTAGAAACAAGTGGAGAATTTGTGTGCCCTCTTTGA
- the LOC106778800 gene encoding plant cysteine oxidase 3 isoform X2 translates to MEKSKIQMLYDASHALFSQKELPTFQQIHYVKDLLDKIEAIDVGIDELGMCDSPVSDASGDSSKGLLCGQSFSEITYIHIHECENFSMGVFCLPAGKVFPLHDHPEMTVLSKLLYGSAYVKAYDWIALDCSGTQTGLGGKVVDEVMKAPHEPSILFPRSGGNIHSFTALTACAILDVLSPPYSEDFGRPSTYFSDIPIPSLHGYAILEERPMPSDLVVRGAPYIGPPIVTVNEYQF, encoded by the exons ATGGAAAAGAGCAAAATTCAAATGCTTTATGATGCTTCTCATGCCCTGTTCTCTCAAAAGGAGCTTCCAACTTTTCAACAAATCCATTATGTAAAAGATTTGCTAG ACAAGATCGAAGCTATAGATGTGGGAATCGACGAGTTGGGGATGTGTGATTCTCCTGTGTCAGATGCAAGTGGTGATAGCAGCAAGGGATTGCTTTGTGGACAAAGTTTCTCTGAGATTACATACATTCACATTCATGAATGTGAAAATTTCTCT ATGGGTGTGTTCTGTCTTCCAGCAGGAAAAGTATTTCCTCTTCACGATCACCCAGAAATGACAGTGTTGAGTAAGCTGTTGTATGGTTCTGCGTATGTTAAAGCTTATGACTGGATTGCATTGGATTGTTCTGGAACCCAAACTG GGTTAGGTGGGAAAGTTGTGGATGAAGTAATGAAAGCACCACATGAGCCATCGATATTGTTTCCAAGAAGTGGTGGCAATATTCATTCTTTCACAGCATTGACAGCTTGTGCAATACTAGATGTGCTTTCTCCACCATATTCTGAAGACTTTGGAAGGCCCTCCACTTACTTTTCAGATATTCCTATTCCTTCTCTTCATG GTTATGCTATACTTGAGGAGAGACCCATGCCTAGTGACCTAGTTGTTCGAGGAGCACCTTATATTGGACCTCCAATTGTAACAGTAAACGAATACCAATTTTGA